A region from the Aphis gossypii isolate Hap1 chromosome 1, ASM2018417v2, whole genome shotgun sequence genome encodes:
- the LOC114131188 gene encoding probable inactive peptidyl-prolyl cis-trans isomerase-like 6 isoform X1, with product MSTKMNIQVVGCILSNSFHITKYLLLNLVKYRHDLINRYVIKGVMDIEWTRCLWKINQILGGVKRQDTVAIFINENYIGTYVEFQNYLSFKYNITMSLWSLNYKQLILNDVQYYYNNKSTFVRMVFEVNNWEIGHVVFALFDKLVPKTCKYFKQLCNDKIEGYLNSSVHRIDINNGFIQAGRILNQMAYLKKENFLVSHDRRGVLSLASRQTYFNGPEFIISFQPNPWMNNKYVAFGHAVEGEKTLKTIEKLSNTHEIINQQIRITSCDVLLNCSTRSVVETKLDKFLYSIVDKIIFKAMYIKAYGKPKPLHKPIITNLQYIESIVQTITNNVMDKIKDFAPSQENKPFMNYSKHLRLPGSISIPSAPPICKDETKKKHSLIKLMPYAISFNGTTSKIHKINKKILTIKSKQSKNIGASSKIEIDKKVKYGIHLPTDHKDYWKYKKIYDGIAN from the exons aTGTCAactaaaatgaatatacaaGTTGTAGGgtgtatattatctaattcttTTCACATAACTAAGTATTTACTACTT aatttggTGAAATATCGACATGATCTGATTAATAGATATGTTATTAAAGGTGTTATGGATATTGAATGGACGAGATgtttatggaaaataaatcaa ATTCTTGGTGGTGTGAAAAGACAAGATACTGTAGCTATATTCATCAATGAAAACTATATAGGCACTTATgtagaatttcaaaattatttaagcttcaaatataatattactatgagTTTATGGTCTCTGAATTATAAACAACTTATACTAAATgatgttcaatattattataacaataag TCGACATTCGTACGTATGGTTTTTGAAGTTAATAATTGGGAAATTGGTCACGTTGTTTTTGCT ttgTTTGATAAACTAGTTCCAAAaacatgtaaatatttcaaacaattgtgtaatgataaaattgaagGATACTTAAATAGTTCTGTTCACagaattgatataaataatggtTTCATTCAAGCTGGGC gaatCTTAAATCAAATggcgtatttaaaaaaagaaaacttctTAGTCAGTCATGATAGAAGAGGAGTGTTGTCATTAGCTAGTAGACAAACATATTTCAATGGGCcggaatttattattagttttcaaCCAAATCCTtggatgaataataaatatgtagcaTTTgg ACATGCCGTTGAGGGtgaaaaaaccttaaaaacaATTGAGAAATTGTCGAACAcacatgaaattataaacCAACAAATACGTATCACGTCGTGTGACGTACTACTAAACTGCAGTACTCGTTCAGTCGTTGAAACAAAATtagacaaatttttatattctattgttgacaaaattatattcaaagcTATGTATATAAAGGCATACGGCAAACCCAAACCTCTTCATAAACCTATCATCACAAATCTTCAGTATATAGAATCGATTGTCCAGACCATAACAAACAATGTTAtggataaaattaaagattttgcACCATCTCAAgaaaataaaccatttatgaattattcaaaacaCTTAAGACTACCTGGTTCTATATCTATTCCAAGCGCGCCACCTATCTGCAAGGATGaaacaaagaaaaaacattCACTCATTAAGTTGATGCCATATGCCATTAGTTTTAATGGAACTACAagtaaaatacacaaaattaataaaaaaatattgacaatcaAATCGAAACAGTCAAAAAACATAGGCGCTAGCagtaaaatagaaattgaCAAAAAAGTCAAGTATGGTATACATTTACCAACAGATCATAAGGACTattggaaatataaaaaaatttatgatggTATTGCTAATTGA
- the LOC114131188 gene encoding uncharacterized protein LOC114131188 isoform X2, translating into MDIEWTRCLWKINQILGGVKRQDTVAIFINENYIGTYVEFQNYLSFKYNITMSLWSLNYKQLILNDVQYYYNNKSTFVRMVFEVNNWEIGHVVFALFDKLVPKTCKYFKQLCNDKIEGYLNSSVHRIDINNGFIQAGRILNQMAYLKKENFLVSHDRRGVLSLASRQTYFNGPEFIISFQPNPWMNNKYVAFGHAVEGEKTLKTIEKLSNTHEIINQQIRITSCDVLLNCSTRSVVETKLDKFLYSIVDKIIFKAMYIKAYGKPKPLHKPIITNLQYIESIVQTITNNVMDKIKDFAPSQENKPFMNYSKHLRLPGSISIPSAPPICKDETKKKHSLIKLMPYAISFNGTTSKIHKINKKILTIKSKQSKNIGASSKIEIDKKVKYGIHLPTDHKDYWKYKKIYDGIAN; encoded by the exons ATGGATATTGAATGGACGAGATgtttatggaaaataaatcaa ATTCTTGGTGGTGTGAAAAGACAAGATACTGTAGCTATATTCATCAATGAAAACTATATAGGCACTTATgtagaatttcaaaattatttaagcttcaaatataatattactatgagTTTATGGTCTCTGAATTATAAACAACTTATACTAAATgatgttcaatattattataacaataag TCGACATTCGTACGTATGGTTTTTGAAGTTAATAATTGGGAAATTGGTCACGTTGTTTTTGCT ttgTTTGATAAACTAGTTCCAAAaacatgtaaatatttcaaacaattgtgtaatgataaaattgaagGATACTTAAATAGTTCTGTTCACagaattgatataaataatggtTTCATTCAAGCTGGGC gaatCTTAAATCAAATggcgtatttaaaaaaagaaaacttctTAGTCAGTCATGATAGAAGAGGAGTGTTGTCATTAGCTAGTAGACAAACATATTTCAATGGGCcggaatttattattagttttcaaCCAAATCCTtggatgaataataaatatgtagcaTTTgg ACATGCCGTTGAGGGtgaaaaaaccttaaaaacaATTGAGAAATTGTCGAACAcacatgaaattataaacCAACAAATACGTATCACGTCGTGTGACGTACTACTAAACTGCAGTACTCGTTCAGTCGTTGAAACAAAATtagacaaatttttatattctattgttgacaaaattatattcaaagcTATGTATATAAAGGCATACGGCAAACCCAAACCTCTTCATAAACCTATCATCACAAATCTTCAGTATATAGAATCGATTGTCCAGACCATAACAAACAATGTTAtggataaaattaaagattttgcACCATCTCAAgaaaataaaccatttatgaattattcaaaacaCTTAAGACTACCTGGTTCTATATCTATTCCAAGCGCGCCACCTATCTGCAAGGATGaaacaaagaaaaaacattCACTCATTAAGTTGATGCCATATGCCATTAGTTTTAATGGAACTACAagtaaaatacacaaaattaataaaaaaatattgacaatcaAATCGAAACAGTCAAAAAACATAGGCGCTAGCagtaaaatagaaattgaCAAAAAAGTCAAGTATGGTATACATTTACCAACAGATCATAAGGACTattggaaatataaaaaaatttatgatggTATTGCTAATTGA